From a single Kitasatospora azatica KCTC 9699 genomic region:
- a CDS encoding HdeD family acid-resistance protein: protein MTLPPNGTEPSPLAALARFGWHTALAAGLIALALGVVVLAWPDRTLQVIGVLFGVYLVLSGILQIVLASTVHLTTGLRVLGFISGALSLLVGLLCFRGPYQSLLLLSLWIGIGWLFRGVTGTVSSLELPSGTPGRGWLIFLGVVTAVAGVILLVDPFNSIFALAVMAGIWLVLIGLVEIGHAIALRSRAKQLA from the coding sequence ATGACGCTTCCTCCGAACGGAACCGAGCCGAGCCCGCTGGCCGCCCTGGCCCGGTTCGGCTGGCACACCGCGCTGGCTGCCGGGCTGATCGCGCTGGCGCTGGGCGTGGTGGTACTGGCCTGGCCGGACCGCACCCTGCAGGTGATCGGTGTGCTCTTCGGCGTGTACCTGGTGCTCAGCGGCATCCTGCAGATCGTGCTGGCCAGCACCGTGCACCTCACCACCGGGCTGCGCGTGCTCGGCTTCATCAGCGGCGCGCTCTCGCTGCTGGTGGGCCTGCTCTGCTTCCGCGGCCCCTACCAGTCGTTGCTGCTGCTCTCGCTCTGGATCGGCATCGGCTGGCTCTTCCGCGGTGTCACCGGCACGGTGTCCTCGCTCGAGCTGCCCAGCGGGACACCCGGCCGCGGCTGGCTGATCTTCCTCGGCGTCGTCACCGCGGTGGCCGGGGTGATCCTGCTGGTCGACCCGTTCAACTCGATCTTCGCGCTGGCCGTGATGGCGGGCATCTGGCTGGTGCTGATCGGCCTGGTCGAGATCGGCCACGCGATCGCGCTGCGCTCACGCGCCAAGCAGTTGGCCTGA
- a CDS encoding TetR/AcrR family transcriptional regulator has protein sequence MTDPGTPPTARRRDAARSRELLVQAAVELFADRGFDRTTTREIGERAGVDPALIARYFGGKTQLYLVAVRTEQGETPPADLLDEDRLRWLLTRLARRGPGPSFQAAVLPGDNSEVQQAARAHLRERLVDPLRDRFAAEGADRPQLRAELAAAAFAGVILARSGGAFGELAAVDSEELLPLLQDLLSSMLAPSSDSAGDSDSG, from the coding sequence TTGACCGATCCGGGCACACCCCCCACGGCCCGCCGCCGGGACGCCGCACGCAGCCGCGAACTGCTGGTCCAGGCGGCCGTCGAGCTCTTCGCCGACCGCGGCTTCGACCGCACCACCACCCGGGAGATCGGCGAACGCGCCGGCGTGGACCCGGCGCTGATCGCCCGGTACTTCGGCGGCAAGACCCAGCTCTACCTGGTCGCGGTGCGCACCGAGCAGGGTGAGACGCCGCCGGCCGACCTGCTGGACGAGGACCGGCTGCGCTGGCTGCTCACCCGCCTCGCCAGGCGCGGCCCCGGACCCTCCTTCCAGGCGGCCGTGCTGCCCGGCGACAACTCCGAGGTCCAGCAGGCCGCCCGGGCCCACCTGCGGGAACGCCTGGTCGACCCGCTGCGCGACCGGTTCGCCGCCGAGGGCGCCGACCGGCCGCAGCTGCGCGCCGAACTGGCCGCCGCAGCCTTCGCCGGGGTGATCCTGGCCCGCTCCGGCGGTGCCTTCGGCGAGCTGGCGGCGGTGGACTCGGAGGAGCTGCTGCCACTGCTGCAGGACCTGCTCAGCAGCATGCTCGCTCCGTCGAGCGATTCGGCCGGCGATTCGGACAGCGGCTGA
- a CDS encoding MFS transporter, which yields MDAPRTPWRDRALVPVLVFLGTVVAVISSLGAPLVPTIAAVDHVTLSDAQWSLTVTMLVGAVATPVMGQLGDGPRRRPVVLGATAVVVLGSVLAALPLGFGFLVAGRALQGVGLGLTPLAIAAARDSLPADRSRSAVALLSITTVAGVGLGYPLTGLIAQSFGIHAGFWFGALISALGLLCAALVLPATTDREARPLDALGAVLIGLAVAGLLLVLSEGANWGWTTPRLWALAGLSVLLLAWWVRHELRTPHPLVDLRTLRNRVVLTADVTGLVAGVAMYLLMSLVTRYVQTPTAAGYGFGASVVVAGLTLLPFSVLSVLSSKVVPVVARRTSTAMVLTLGCGVSLASMLVFLLAHDQLWQVLVVMGIAGLGVGCTFAVMPGLIVNSVPAHEVGSAVSFNQVLRYIGYSTGSALCGAVLQAHTATGHRLPSADGYRTATLIGCAVWVVIGVVTIVLPRRAAAAAGGSSMDEELMVQESIADIAPGEDELPQKVES from the coding sequence ATGGACGCGCCGCGCACCCCCTGGCGGGACCGGGCCCTGGTGCCCGTACTGGTTTTCCTCGGCACCGTGGTGGCGGTGATCAGCAGTCTCGGCGCCCCGCTGGTCCCGACCATCGCCGCGGTCGACCACGTCACGCTCTCCGACGCACAGTGGTCGCTGACCGTCACCATGCTGGTCGGCGCCGTCGCCACTCCGGTGATGGGACAGCTGGGCGACGGACCCCGGCGGCGCCCGGTGGTGCTCGGCGCGACCGCCGTCGTGGTGCTCGGCAGCGTGCTGGCCGCGCTGCCGCTCGGCTTCGGCTTCCTGGTCGCCGGGCGGGCGCTGCAGGGCGTCGGCCTCGGCCTGACACCGCTGGCGATCGCCGCCGCGCGGGACAGCCTGCCCGCCGACCGCTCGCGCTCGGCCGTCGCACTGCTCTCCATCACCACCGTGGCAGGCGTCGGCCTCGGCTACCCGCTGACCGGCCTGATCGCCCAGTCCTTCGGCATCCACGCCGGCTTCTGGTTCGGTGCCCTGATCAGCGCCCTCGGGCTGCTCTGCGCCGCCCTGGTGCTGCCCGCCACCACCGACCGCGAGGCCCGTCCGCTGGACGCGCTCGGCGCCGTACTGATCGGCCTGGCCGTCGCCGGACTGCTGCTGGTGCTCAGCGAAGGGGCGAACTGGGGCTGGACGACGCCCCGCCTGTGGGCCCTGGCCGGGCTCTCCGTGCTGCTGCTGGCCTGGTGGGTGCGGCACGAGCTGCGCACCCCGCACCCGCTGGTCGACCTGCGCACGCTGCGCAACCGGGTGGTGCTGACCGCCGACGTCACCGGGCTGGTCGCGGGTGTCGCGATGTACCTGCTGATGTCGCTGGTCACCCGCTACGTGCAGACCCCCACCGCGGCCGGCTACGGCTTCGGCGCCTCGGTGGTCGTCGCGGGCCTGACGCTGCTGCCGTTCTCCGTCCTCAGCGTGCTCTCCAGCAAGGTGGTCCCGGTGGTCGCCCGGCGGACCTCGACCGCGATGGTGCTGACCCTGGGCTGCGGCGTCTCGCTGGCCTCGATGCTGGTCTTCCTGCTCGCCCACGACCAGCTGTGGCAGGTGCTGGTGGTGATGGGGATCGCCGGGCTCGGCGTCGGCTGCACCTTCGCGGTGATGCCCGGACTGATCGTCAACTCGGTACCGGCCCACGAGGTCGGCAGCGCGGTCAGCTTCAACCAGGTGCTGCGCTACATCGGTTACTCCACCGGCAGCGCCCTGTGCGGTGCGGTGCTGCAGGCGCACACCGCCACCGGCCACCGGCTGCCGAGCGCCGACGGCTACCGGACGGCGACGCTGATCGGGTGCGCGGTCTGGGTGGTGATCGGGGTGGTTACCATCGTGCTGCCACGGCGCGCCGCCGCGGCAGCCGGCGGCAGCAGCATGGACGAGGAGCTGATGGTGCAGGAGAGCATCGCCGACATCGCGCCGGGCGAGGACGAGCTGCCGCAGAAGGTGGAGTCTTGA
- a CDS encoding DedA family protein, with translation MNLTALVAAAGMWSYALVFVLTAGETSAFVGLVLPSETVILFAAALSSHGALNPVLLAVAVILGGIVGDSTGYALGRLFGRRVATGKQRRRIRPGGRVDRATGYLRRRGGPAVFTARFIGFVRSFVPFTAGAARMPYRAFLGYSAAASVSWGVLNVALGYFLGASAAGLLRTVGLAGAIAAGAVALLAVGVLRLRRRRNAAAAGEAAPTPAPVPARAHQRTVTRTCPGSRRAPVKPSAEHGHGRTKDASRV, from the coding sequence GTGAACCTCACCGCGCTGGTGGCGGCTGCCGGGATGTGGTCCTACGCCCTGGTCTTCGTCCTGACGGCGGGTGAGACGAGTGCCTTCGTCGGCCTGGTGCTGCCCAGCGAGACGGTCATCCTCTTCGCCGCCGCGCTGTCCAGTCACGGCGCGCTCAATCCGGTGCTGCTGGCCGTCGCGGTGATCCTCGGCGGCATCGTGGGCGACAGCACCGGCTACGCGCTGGGGCGGCTGTTCGGGCGGCGGGTGGCCACCGGGAAGCAGCGGCGGCGGATCAGACCGGGCGGCCGGGTCGACCGGGCCACGGGTTACCTGCGCCGGCGCGGCGGTCCCGCCGTCTTCACCGCGCGGTTCATCGGCTTCGTCCGCTCCTTCGTCCCCTTCACGGCGGGCGCGGCGCGGATGCCGTACCGGGCGTTCCTCGGGTACAGCGCCGCCGCCTCGGTGAGCTGGGGCGTGCTCAACGTCGCCCTCGGGTACTTCCTGGGCGCCTCGGCGGCCGGGCTGCTGCGCACGGTGGGCCTCGCGGGCGCGATCGCGGCCGGCGCGGTGGCGCTGCTGGCGGTGGGGGTGCTGCGGCTGCGCCGACGGCGGAACGCGGCGGCCGCCGGCGAAGCCGCTCCGACGCCCGCCCCCGTCCCGGCTCGGGCGCACCAGCGCACCGTCACCCGGACCTGCCCGGGCAGTCGGCGGGCGCCCGTGAAACCGTCGGCCGAGCACGGGCACGGGCGCACCAAGGACGCCAGCAGGGTCTAG